Genomic DNA from uncultured Desulfuromusa sp.:
AAACCATGACCTGCCATGTTGACGAGGCGTTTGCAACCGGTGTTGCGTTAGCAAAAGAACTTTTGGCTCAAGGCGCTGCAGAGATTCTCAACGAGGTCTACGGTTGTGAAACCTTCAATACGGATGGGGATTGATTTTGGCTTCAAGGTTGCCCTTGGCGGGAAGACGTTTTTTAGTGACGCGACCTCAAGCTCAAGCAGCGGACTTTATCGCATTGCTGGAACAACAGGGAGCTTCGGCCGTCTGCATTCCAACAATTGAGATTGTTCCCCCGGAGAGTTGGGCTCCATTTGATTTTGTTATGCGGGATCTGGATGATTTCGATATCCTGATTCTGACTTCAGTTAATGGCGTTGCCGCATTTTTTGAGCGATTGCTCGAGAACAATCAGTACTATGGTGTATTGACGGAAATGTTGATTGTCGCCGTAGGTCCTAAAACCGCTGCCGCAATTGAAGAAAATCACATTCATCCGGATATTATCCCTGCTGATCACCGCGCTGAAGGTATCGTTGCAGAGCTCTTGAAACACGGAGTTGAAGGGAAAAAGGTTCTCTATCCAAGGGCAGAAATCGCTCGTCCCCTGATTATCGAGGCACTTCAGAATGCGGGTGCCGAGGTTAGTGCGCCTGTTGCTTACCGGACGATCATGCCGGAAGAGAGCAAAGAAGACATCCGTCATCTGCTTGATAGCGGCGCTATTGACGCTGTCTGTTTCAGTTCCTCTTCAACTTTTGCCAACCTGTACGCCATGCTCGGTGAAGATTTGAAGACATTGCAGGGGGAAACCAAATTTTTTTCTATTGGACCACAAACGTCCGAGACTATTCGTGATCATGGTTTTGACGTTGATCTGGAGCCGGAACAGTGGACGCTGAATGCGTTAGTTGCTGCGATGGTTGAATATTATGCGGAATAAATAATAAACAGGAGTCACTTATGTATTTCCCCAATTACCGTCCCCGTCGTTTGCGCCGGAATGACAATATTCGCCGTATGGTGCGTGAAACCCACCTGCGGGTCGATGATCTGATTTATCCCATGTTCAGCGCGTTTGGTGAGAACATCAAAAAAGAGATTGGCTCAATGCCGGGAATCTATCAGCAATCGATTGATAATATTGTCATTGAAGCAAAAGAGGTTTTTGACTTGGGAATCCCTGCCGTTGTTCTGTTTGGTATCCCTGAAACAAAGGACGCCGTTGGTAGTGATGCCTATTGCGCTACGGGAATTATTCAAAATACCATTCGTGCCATCAAGGCGGAGGTCCCCGGGCTTACTGTGATTACCGATGTCTGTATGTGTGAATATACGGATCATGGCCATTGCGGAGTCATCAAAGATGGTGATGTTGACAATGATTCAACCCTGGACCTTTTGGCTGCGGAGGCCCTGTCTCATGCCCAGGCCGGGGCTGATATCGTTGCTCCTTCAGATATGATGGATGGTCGGGTTGCTGCGATTCGTGATATTCTCGATGAAAATGGCTTTGAACATATTCCCGTCATGAGTTATGCGGTCAAATATGCCAGTGCTTATTATGGGCCGTTTCGTGAAGCGGCAGAGAGCACCCCGGAATTTGGTGACCGGCGCAGCTACCAGATGGACCCTGCGAACCGCTTGGAAGCATTACGCGAAGCCAATCAGGATGTTGCCGAGTCCGCAGATTTCCTTATGGTTAAGCCTGCATTGGCCTATCTGGATGTGCTGAGGGAATTGAAGGATAATTTTGACTTGCCACTGGTCGCTTACAATGTTTCTGGTGAGTACAGCATGGTTAAAGCTGCTGCTGAAAAGGACTGGATCGATGGTGACCGGGTGATGATGGAAACTCTGCTTGGGATGAAGCGCGCCGGAGCAGATCTGATTATCACCTATCATGCTAAAGAGGCCGCAAAGTTGTTGCGCAGCTGAATTTTTAACTGCATATGAATGGAGTCAAGGGGCTGTCAGGAATTGATGGCCCTTTGTGTATTTTTGCATGCCTGAATACTACACTGATACTTTAGCCAACGGCGTTCGCCTGGTCACAGTTCCCATGCCTCATTTGCATTCCGCTGAATTGGTCTGCTCTATGTCTGTGGGAGGGCGTTGCGAACCAACAGAGCTTGCCGGCATCTCCCATTTTCTGGAACACATGATTTTTCGGGGAACAGCCGAGTATGCGACCAGTATTGATCTGGAACGCGCTTTTGAGGCGATAGGTGGTTCTGTTAACGCTTCGACCGACATGGAGACCACTTGCTTTCATTCTCAGCTTCATCCCGATTTTCTGGCTGAGGGAGTGGCTTTATTTGCTTCAATGTTAAGACGACCGAGATTTAATGACATCGACATCGAACGGCGCATTATTCTGGAAGAAGCCCGTGAGGATTTTAACGAGGATGGAGTTCAGATCAATCATGATAACCTGATGGTGAATCTTCTGTGGCCGGAACATCCGTTGGGAGAATCACTCATCGGTTCGACAGAAACATTGCACACAATCGATCGGGCTAAACTCGAGGCTTATTACCGGTCCTGGTACATTCCTGAAAATCTGGTGATATGTGCCTGTGGTCCGATTGCAAGAGAGACTTTTCGGCAGAGTGTAGCAAATGAATTTGGCGACTGGCCAGCGAGAAAAAGTCTGCCGATTTTGCCTGCCCCTGAGAAAATGGATGAAGAGCCACAGAGTCTCTGGGTTCAGGACTCTGATTCGCAGATCAGTTTGCAGCTGGCATTTCGTTTGCCCGGAAGAAAGGATGAGCGGACTCTTGCTGTACGCATGTTGCGACGAA
This window encodes:
- a CDS encoding pitrilysin family protein, whose amino-acid sequence is MPEYYTDTLANGVRLVTVPMPHLHSAELVCSMSVGGRCEPTELAGISHFLEHMIFRGTAEYATSIDLERAFEAIGGSVNASTDMETTCFHSQLHPDFLAEGVALFASMLRRPRFNDIDIERRIILEEAREDFNEDGVQINHDNLMVNLLWPEHPLGESLIGSTETLHTIDRAKLEAYYRSWYIPENLVICACGPIARETFRQSVANEFGDWPARKSLPILPAPEKMDEEPQSLWVQDSDSQISLQLAFRLPGRKDERTLAVRMLRRILSWGGGARLSVRLREELGLTYSVEANCSFLDDTGYMAIDLSVSPENLQPAVIELFKILVELRNRPIPADELSAVTRSYLFDLEFSRDQSEAMAVRYGWGLQTDYIRTLQQDCHELQQLTPAALQKVAKEMFCSTRMKLVVVGPWTEVDRRKIDYLLQHSGL
- the hemB gene encoding porphobilinogen synthase, which gives rise to MYFPNYRPRRLRRNDNIRRMVRETHLRVDDLIYPMFSAFGENIKKEIGSMPGIYQQSIDNIVIEAKEVFDLGIPAVVLFGIPETKDAVGSDAYCATGIIQNTIRAIKAEVPGLTVITDVCMCEYTDHGHCGVIKDGDVDNDSTLDLLAAEALSHAQAGADIVAPSDMMDGRVAAIRDILDENGFEHIPVMSYAVKYASAYYGPFREAAESTPEFGDRRSYQMDPANRLEALREANQDVAESADFLMVKPALAYLDVLRELKDNFDLPLVAYNVSGEYSMVKAAAEKDWIDGDRVMMETLLGMKRAGADLIITYHAKEAAKLLRS
- a CDS encoding uroporphyrinogen-III synthase, which codes for MASRLPLAGRRFLVTRPQAQAADFIALLEQQGASAVCIPTIEIVPPESWAPFDFVMRDLDDFDILILTSVNGVAAFFERLLENNQYYGVLTEMLIVAVGPKTAAAIEENHIHPDIIPADHRAEGIVAELLKHGVEGKKVLYPRAEIARPLIIEALQNAGAEVSAPVAYRTIMPEESKEDIRHLLDSGAIDAVCFSSSSTFANLYAMLGEDLKTLQGETKFFSIGPQTSETIRDHGFDVDLEPEQWTLNALVAAMVEYYAE